In the genome of Deinococcus misasensis DSM 22328, one region contains:
- a CDS encoding DNA adenine methylase, protein MAELRGPVLRYPGSKWRIGKWIVSLMPEHHTYVEPYGGSFSVFFQKPHSESEYLNDIDHEIANLFRVLRNQPKELERTIRLTPWSRIEYEDSFHPTDDPVELARRTLIKHWMSQGGTANGRYRSGWRHNGALNGVGAGVTQQWRNLPERIMATVERIKDAQIECRPALEVLGRLNHSGVLAYIDPPYLARTRKFKPMYRQEMLDDTQHIEMLEFLTQDYQGMVMLSAYESDLYDDLLEGWGKYHQVSQADRGGDRQEVLWLNPAAEANRKIGPHSLFALDAQHG, encoded by the coding sequence ATGGCTGAACTGAGAGGACCGGTTTTGCGTTACCCGGGCAGCAAGTGGCGGATCGGCAAGTGGATCGTGTCGTTGATGCCCGAGCATCACACTTACGTTGAGCCTTACGGCGGGTCATTCAGTGTGTTTTTCCAGAAGCCACACAGTGAGAGCGAATACCTGAACGACATCGATCACGAGATCGCCAACCTGTTCCGGGTGCTGCGCAACCAACCGAAAGAGTTGGAGCGAACCATCCGCCTGACCCCATGGTCGAGAATCGAATACGAAGACAGTTTTCATCCCACAGATGACCCTGTTGAACTTGCCCGCCGCACCCTGATCAAACACTGGATGAGTCAGGGCGGCACGGCGAACGGACGGTACCGCAGTGGGTGGAGGCACAACGGAGCCCTGAACGGCGTGGGCGCAGGAGTCACCCAGCAGTGGCGGAACCTGCCCGAGCGGATCATGGCCACCGTGGAACGCATCAAAGACGCCCAGATTGAATGCAGGCCCGCCCTTGAGGTGCTTGGGCGACTGAACCACTCAGGGGTGCTGGCTTACATCGATCCCCCTTACCTTGCCCGCACCCGGAAATTCAAACCCATGTACCGTCAGGAGATGCTGGACGACACCCAGCACATCGAAATGCTGGAATTCCTCACCCAAGACTACCAGGGCATGGTGATGCTCTCCGCTTACGAAAGCGACCTGTATGACGACCTTCTGGAAGGGTGGGGGAAGTACCACCAGGTCAGCCAAGCGGACCGTGGAGGGGACCGGCAAGAGGTGCTGTGGCTCAATCCTGCAGCAGAAGCAAACCGCAAAATCGGACCCCACTCCCTTTTCGCTCTGGATGCCCAGCATGGTTGA
- a CDS encoding helix-turn-helix domain-containing protein, translating into MPLPKTITITEEQIEKVMALFDHLTMIRKSDIGGALGNNSMNVYRAIVDELINRGMIRCIQINTSILYERMSFDHDQSDVRKDLMGLLHSHFDGGRSATAASVATELALNINVVKATLEELRKQGKICGRFVGNLCIYAQQERGTVREATPEELQKVGRRDPLQVYLESRKGKPELDIQLVRSPKKPDRAELKSQGFVSLKEARGLLKCSSGMVAQLMQQHTPEGSMVRKCGPGVYVHENVLSGWKEKIADLRTQRPVPQPKPAAKPKPEAVTPKPSPDFKPLQGAELVTGVSASEIMRLLDRHTVRTCRDNGVFLVHVPDLKNALRTERQQKPKPEPAVAPPKVPKVPKVPKEKPVLAVRAKFKPVAGPVDPVIVDIMDLDEATRLFVQLAHRLAGPDFPQLEGKVLLLAATLAVHVTKSVLYKFMKKHQLTDHYSHHQGHTYIPVEVLRQYLENTQISVVNLRSSHWPAGHITVHEASELLGWSIQKIYKALNQKQLHAMQVGDKLAFDPSAVLAFKAHIQEQYPPEGWVRLRDVCEELQVDPSGAKDWLDLRFIGKKCWDAGRQWATYYPPEAIKAYREHRQNNPIGPKATPELIQALRNRHPLYFGADAPDLPSEVRRQVATEHNLTESLVRLILKGQIRPEIQPQLPNWPIWSEDRLLKIHHHPLRDEQLALIEGWSVQHIQEIKAATPEYLSAYAAARRLEIERRKRK; encoded by the coding sequence ATGCCCCTGCCCAAAACCATCACCATCACCGAGGAGCAGATCGAAAAAGTGATGGCCCTCTTCGATCACCTCACCATGATCCGCAAATCCGACATCGGGGGTGCCCTCGGGAACAATTCAATGAACGTTTACCGCGCCATTGTCGATGAACTCATCAACCGGGGCATGATCCGCTGCATCCAGATCAACACCAGCATCCTGTACGAACGGATGAGCTTCGACCATGACCAGTCCGACGTGCGCAAAGACCTCATGGGTCTCCTGCACAGCCACTTCGACGGGGGTCGTTCAGCCACGGCCGCTTCAGTGGCCACCGAACTGGCCTTGAACATCAACGTGGTCAAAGCCACCCTCGAAGAACTCCGCAAGCAAGGCAAAATCTGCGGGCGGTTCGTGGGCAACTTGTGCATTTACGCCCAGCAGGAACGTGGCACTGTGCGTGAAGCAACCCCGGAGGAACTGCAGAAAGTTGGACGTCGAGATCCACTGCAGGTGTACTTGGAGTCCCGGAAGGGCAAGCCCGAACTGGACATTCAACTGGTACGCTCCCCCAAAAAGCCGGACCGGGCAGAGTTGAAAAGCCAAGGCTTTGTGTCCTTAAAAGAAGCTCGGGGGTTGCTGAAGTGCTCATCGGGCATGGTTGCTCAGTTGATGCAGCAGCACACTCCAGAAGGGTCGATGGTGCGGAAGTGTGGCCCTGGGGTTTACGTGCATGAAAATGTGCTGTCAGGCTGGAAAGAAAAGATCGCGGATCTCCGCACCCAGAGGCCAGTTCCACAACCCAAACCAGCAGCCAAACCCAAGCCCGAGGCTGTAACACCCAAACCCTCCCCGGACTTCAAGCCCCTTCAAGGAGCCGAGCTGGTCACGGGGGTCAGTGCCTCGGAGATCATGCGCCTGCTTGATCGGCACACCGTTCGCACCTGCAGGGACAACGGTGTGTTTTTGGTGCATGTACCGGACCTCAAGAATGCTTTGAGAACCGAGAGGCAACAGAAACCCAAACCAGAGCCTGCCGTTGCACCCCCGAAGGTCCCGAAGGTCCCGAAGGTCCCGAAGGAGAAACCGGTGCTGGCGGTGCGCGCAAAATTCAAGCCGGTGGCTGGGCCAGTCGACCCGGTCATTGTGGACATCATGGACCTTGACGAAGCCACCCGCCTTTTCGTGCAGCTCGCCCATCGGTTGGCCGGACCTGACTTCCCTCAATTGGAAGGCAAAGTGCTGCTGCTCGCAGCCACTCTCGCTGTTCACGTCACCAAGAGTGTGCTGTACAAGTTCATGAAAAAGCACCAGTTGACGGACCATTATTCGCACCACCAAGGCCACACGTACATTCCTGTGGAGGTTTTGCGGCAGTACCTGGAAAACACCCAGATTTCCGTGGTGAACCTCCGCAGCAGCCACTGGCCTGCAGGACACATCACTGTGCATGAGGCTTCTGAACTGCTTGGTTGGAGCATCCAAAAAATCTACAAGGCTTTGAACCAAAAACAACTTCATGCCATGCAAGTCGGAGACAAGTTGGCTTTTGACCCGAGCGCTGTTCTTGCCTTCAAAGCGCACATCCAGGAGCAGTACCCTCCTGAAGGCTGGGTGCGACTCCGGGATGTGTGCGAAGAATTACAGGTGGATCCTTCAGGTGCCAAAGACTGGCTGGATTTGCGTTTCATAGGCAAGAAATGCTGGGATGCTGGTCGTCAATGGGCCACTTACTACCCTCCGGAGGCCATCAAAGCATACCGCGAGCATCGCCAGAACAATCCTATAGGCCCGAAAGCCACCCCGGAGTTGATTCAGGCGTTGCGGAACCGACACCCCCTGTACTTCGGTGCGGATGCGCCAGATCTGCCCTCTGAAGTCCGACGCCAAGTGGCCACCGAACACAACCTCACAGAGTCATTGGTTCGCTTGATTCTGAAAGGTCAAATCAGGCCGGAAATCCAACCGCAGTTGCCCAACTGGCCCATTTGGAGCGAGGACCGCTTGTTGAAGATCCACCATCACCCTTTGCGAGACGAGCAGCTCGCTTTGATTGAAGGTTGGAGTGTGCAGCACATCCAAGAGATCAAGGCGGCCACCCCCGAGTACCTTTCGGCTTATGCCGCGGCTCGGCGTTTGGAAATCGAAAGAAGGAAGCGGAAGTGA
- a CDS encoding GNAT family N-acetyltransferase, with the protein MNSQIKIHIHNQEDKGFFELMGRFFASFQVRQAIGSPLSSDETYTWAVATSGKAVLGFASIKPLKNGAATFEAVYTTEGNELKGQLVQSIIEHARNHGIKSLKIIAKIENADFYRALGFVSGRLQGQFITLEIKL; encoded by the coding sequence ATGAACAGCCAGATCAAAATCCACATCCACAATCAGGAAGACAAAGGGTTCTTCGAACTCATGGGTCGCTTCTTCGCCAGCTTTCAAGTGCGCCAAGCCATCGGCAGCCCCCTCAGCAGCGACGAAACCTACACCTGGGCTGTGGCCACCTCCGGCAAAGCTGTCCTCGGCTTCGCAAGCATCAAACCCCTCAAGAACGGAGCCGCCACCTTCGAAGCCGTGTACACCACCGAAGGCAACGAACTCAAAGGCCAACTGGTCCAGAGCATCATCGAGCACGCCCGCAACCACGGCATCAAATCTCTCAAAATCATCGCCAAAATCGAGAACGCTGACTTCTACCGCGCTCTGGGCTTCGTGAGTGGCCGCCTGCAAGGCCAGTTCATCACCCTCGAAATCAAACTCTGA
- a CDS encoding DUF262 domain-containing protein, translating into MTELPEHHQRIPPPLARGQSHDFSLSHFIYKHQQAQEGHPNLICGLKLPHFQRAFVWTQEQQVCFMESCWLELDIGRFVITESPDADEYDNLIIDGQQRLTTLQRYLNNEFPVYGLLWKELTRNEKRRMDRVHASTLVISKPMNEPFLRELYNRLNFSGTPHQQHERA; encoded by the coding sequence ATGACTGAACTCCCTGAACACCACCAACGCATCCCACCCCCTCTTGCCAGAGGCCAAAGCCACGACTTTTCGCTCAGCCACTTCATCTACAAACACCAGCAAGCTCAAGAAGGACACCCCAACCTCATTTGTGGACTGAAACTCCCCCACTTTCAACGGGCCTTCGTGTGGACCCAGGAACAACAGGTGTGCTTCATGGAAAGCTGCTGGCTGGAACTCGACATTGGGCGTTTCGTGATCACCGAAAGCCCCGATGCAGACGAATACGACAACCTGATCATCGACGGGCAGCAAAGGCTCACCACCCTGCAGCGCTACCTCAACAACGAATTTCCCGTGTACGGGCTGCTCTGGAAAGAACTGACCCGGAACGAGAAGCGCCGCATGGACCGGGTGCACGCCAGCACCTTGGTGATCAGTAAACCCATGAACGAACCTTTCCTGCGGGAATTGTACAACCGCCTCAACTTCTCAGGCACACCCCACCAACAGCATGAACGCGCATGA
- a CDS encoding helix-turn-helix domain-containing protein encodes MTELMLHRGQSSPVSWQGLNYRLNEGVLAVPTFLYGEEVTTNLILPGESFHLPTGVSFTAAMLSKLTAVPEVDVASLEKQIGRMGVFSALHVFPGRKRIQILLAQLLDTPLADHHGDGSCTVAITHQDISALIHQIRESTSKILSDLHKEGHLEMGYRKLTVVNVQRWLEHLENE; translated from the coding sequence ATGACTGAGTTGATGTTGCATCGCGGCCAGAGCTCACCGGTGAGCTGGCAGGGCCTGAATTACCGCCTGAATGAAGGGGTGCTGGCTGTGCCGACGTTCCTCTACGGTGAGGAAGTCACCACGAATTTGATTCTGCCAGGCGAAAGTTTCCATTTGCCGACCGGCGTGTCTTTCACGGCAGCGATGCTCTCGAAGCTCACTGCGGTTCCAGAGGTGGACGTGGCTTCGCTGGAGAAACAGATCGGCAGGATGGGGGTGTTTTCGGCCCTGCATGTGTTCCCTGGGCGCAAACGCATCCAGATCCTGCTTGCGCAACTGCTGGACACGCCGCTCGCCGACCATCATGGGGACGGCAGTTGCACTGTGGCCATCACCCACCAGGACATATCCGCGCTCATACACCAGATCCGTGAATCAACCAGCAAAATCCTTTCCGATTTGCACAAAGAAGGCCACCTGGAAATGGGTTACCGCAAGCTCACCGTGGTGAACGTCCAGCGTTGGCTTGAGCACCTGGAGAACGAGTGA
- a CDS encoding Rha family transcriptional regulator yields MTDAPLTLNYLNEEPRVDSRLVAAQLGNQHESILSLLSDYEDEMKGFGLFRFEIAEKEGRGRPPKFALLNEDQVYFLLTLVRNNDLSVALKVKLVQAFGDARNRRVAVPALKTPAEMLLESAQQLVQHEKQLTQHDQRISELEGWKKTAPISAGQVKVIHALGQALGKHMGYSKAWRLFKEHFGLASYRDLPHTRFEEAKHFLEHQIKSYLPPEDDR; encoded by the coding sequence ATGACCGATGCCCCCCTCACCTTGAATTACTTGAATGAAGAACCCCGAGTCGACTCCCGGTTGGTGGCTGCGCAACTCGGGAACCAGCATGAAAGCATCCTCAGTTTGCTGAGCGATTACGAGGATGAAATGAAAGGCTTTGGTTTATTCCGATTTGAAATCGCAGAAAAGGAAGGCCGTGGGAGACCCCCGAAGTTCGCTTTGCTGAACGAAGACCAGGTGTACTTTCTGCTGACGCTGGTGCGCAACAACGATTTGTCTGTGGCCCTGAAAGTGAAGTTGGTGCAGGCGTTCGGAGATGCCCGGAATCGAAGGGTTGCTGTCCCTGCCTTGAAGACCCCAGCGGAAATGCTGCTGGAGTCCGCGCAGCAGCTTGTGCAGCACGAAAAGCAACTCACCCAGCATGACCAGCGAATCTCTGAACTGGAAGGCTGGAAGAAAACCGCGCCGATCAGCGCTGGGCAAGTGAAAGTCATCCATGCACTTGGGCAGGCCCTCGGGAAGCACATGGGTTATTCGAAAGCCTGGCGGCTTTTCAAGGAGCATTTCGGGCTGGCTTCATACCGCGATTTGCCTCACACGCGTTTCGAAGAAGCCAAGCACTTCCTGGAGCACCAGATCAAAAGTTACTTGCCACCGGAGGATGACCGTTGA
- a CDS encoding helix-turn-helix domain-containing protein has product MGPRPQKQPRRPLDPHPVTTLGPQLRAIRENIGFTLPDMDAICGLQTGYLSQLERGRIQKPSPDVLAKLAETYQVDFTHLMQLAGYKVPPPKPPIKRHTLEGQALDATALTAREEQELFRYLHLILREKG; this is encoded by the coding sequence ATGGGTCCACGCCCACAAAAACAGCCACGCCGACCACTGGACCCCCATCCGGTGACCACCCTCGGGCCTCAACTTCGCGCAATCCGGGAAAACATCGGCTTCACCCTGCCAGACATGGACGCCATCTGTGGCCTGCAAACCGGATACCTGTCCCAGCTCGAAAGGGGACGCATCCAGAAGCCCAGCCCGGACGTGCTCGCCAAGCTCGCCGAAACCTACCAGGTGGACTTCACCCACCTGATGCAACTCGCAGGGTACAAAGTGCCACCCCCCAAACCACCCATCAAAAGGCACACCCTCGAAGGGCAAGCCCTCGACGCCACAGCACTGACCGCCAGAGAGGAACAAGAACTCTTCAGGTACCTGCACCTCATCCTTCGAGAGAAAGGGTAA
- a CDS encoding MarR family transcriptional regulator — protein MRAPKKSLHILHATNFTFQSVHDIAEATGHSPALVGRLASEMVIDGLLKRKIQYSPREVCFYRLTPKGYRHLQKHKQNP, from the coding sequence ATGCGCGCACCCAAAAAAAGCCTGCACATCCTGCACGCCACCAACTTCACATTCCAGTCCGTGCATGACATCGCAGAAGCCACCGGCCACAGCCCAGCTCTGGTCGGCAGGCTGGCCAGCGAAATGGTCATCGATGGACTGCTGAAACGCAAAATCCAATACTCACCCCGAGAAGTCTGCTTTTACCGCCTCACCCCCAAAGGCTACAGGCACCTCCAGAAACACAAGCAAAACCCATGA
- a CDS encoding DNA-packaging protein, whose amino-acid sequence MKLRVPTYTEMLRASGQAANLTSQSDRPAWMEYLEDIADSLTGSTRDASSKISLDGFKMLGWCQEFLPHHFPSEPAAFHFETASLALQNNRVCIAAPRGHAKSTLHSLGRPLYEAAHLRKAFIILVSDTATQAESLMGDLYGELLENEKLTEKYPHLRLPEAKDYRKKRTKKTVRDVITMGGIRFMGVGARQKLRGLKKGGKRPDLIIVDDLENDENVYTASQREKLWNWFTRALLPLPGAQEYHFIVLGTILHKKSLLMRLLAEGENGGWVTRRYQAILEDGSLLWPTRWSLEALEEIRKAMTPQSFRIEYMNDPTDSESALWQMQWIQDHRVPPTVDLKTLRLVRIVVALDPSTSESGDECGIVVMALGSDGRGYVLEDLTGSYSPDEWAVVSLQAYRFWQANEIIAEKNNGGEMVSSVLRAHCQSVGVSTPKITLVWASKGKQIRAEPIAVAYMQGRVSHVGFFELLEEELTGWIRGMESPNRMDALVWAATALLLPEEEQNPVSATTYKSVLKSMQAARNRNAGGPKK is encoded by the coding sequence ATGAAGTTACGCGTGCCAACCTATACCGAAATGTTACGGGCAAGTGGGCAAGCCGCGAATTTGACCTCCCAGAGTGACCGCCCAGCGTGGATGGAATACCTGGAGGACATCGCTGACTCCCTGACCGGAAGCACCCGGGATGCCAGCAGCAAAATCAGCCTGGATGGCTTCAAGATGCTCGGGTGGTGCCAGGAGTTCTTGCCGCACCACTTCCCGAGTGAACCTGCTGCGTTCCATTTCGAGACGGCCAGTTTGGCTTTGCAGAACAACCGGGTGTGCATTGCCGCTCCGCGTGGCCATGCGAAAAGCACCCTGCATTCTCTGGGCCGGCCGTTGTATGAAGCGGCGCACCTCAGGAAGGCCTTCATCATTCTGGTGTCTGACACGGCAACGCAGGCCGAATCGTTGATGGGGGATTTGTACGGTGAGTTGCTTGAGAACGAGAAACTGACCGAGAAATACCCGCATTTGCGGTTGCCTGAAGCGAAAGATTACCGCAAGAAACGCACCAAGAAAACCGTGCGGGACGTGATCACCATGGGCGGCATTCGCTTCATGGGCGTCGGGGCACGCCAGAAGTTGCGTGGTCTGAAAAAAGGCGGTAAGCGTCCAGATTTGATCATCGTCGATGACCTTGAGAACGACGAGAACGTGTACACCGCATCCCAGAGGGAGAAACTCTGGAATTGGTTCACGCGTGCACTGCTGCCGTTGCCTGGCGCGCAAGAATACCACTTCATTGTGCTCGGCACGATCCTGCACAAGAAAAGCCTGCTGATGCGCCTGCTGGCGGAAGGTGAGAATGGCGGTTGGGTGACCCGCAGGTACCAGGCGATCCTGGAGGATGGGAGCCTGCTGTGGCCCACCCGGTGGTCCTTGGAGGCCCTTGAGGAAATCCGCAAAGCCATGACGCCCCAGTCCTTCCGGATTGAGTACATGAACGACCCGACCGACAGTGAATCCGCCCTCTGGCAAATGCAGTGGATTCAAGACCACCGGGTGCCGCCCACCGTGGACCTCAAGACGTTGCGTCTGGTGCGCATCGTGGTCGCCCTTGACCCGAGCACCTCCGAATCTGGTGATGAGTGCGGCATTGTGGTGATGGCCCTCGGGTCGGATGGTCGCGGTTACGTCCTGGAGGACCTGACTGGGTCTTACAGCCCGGACGAGTGGGCTGTGGTGTCTTTGCAGGCTTACCGGTTCTGGCAGGCAAATGAAATCATCGCTGAGAAGAACAACGGTGGTGAGATGGTCTCGTCGGTGCTGCGCGCGCACTGCCAGAGCGTCGGCGTCAGCACCCCCAAAATCACCTTGGTTTGGGCTTCGAAAGGCAAACAAATCCGCGCGGAGCCCATCGCTGTGGCTTACATGCAAGGCCGGGTTTCACACGTGGGTTTCTTTGAGCTGCTTGAAGAGGAACTCACCGGTTGGATTCGCGGCATGGAATCCCCCAACCGCATGGACGCCCTGGTCTGGGCCGCCACGGCCCTGCTGCTCCCAGAGGAAGAACAGAACCCTGTGTCTGCCACCACATACAAATCCGTCCTCAAGTCCATGCAGGCAGCCCGGAACAGAAACGCTGGAGGTCCCAAAAAATGA
- a CDS encoding phosphoadenosine phosphosulfate reductase family protein: protein MQNPLFETQWPPDEVQDLIRAGALIVSNHSGGKDSQAMLIELLKISPAAQMLVVHASLGEMEWPGALEHAEQQARNAGLPFVVARANKTLLGMVEARFDSRPDVPSWPSAQHRQCTSDLKRGPIEREVRRYAKEHGFQTIINCVGLRAEESPRRAKAITWRKNETNTTQSRAWFDWLPIHHFNRDQVFEAIREAGQELHPAYGLGNDRLSCVFCILANSNDLRNGAVRNPELYQRYVELEQKTGYTMHQSRRSLPEITGIHIDGCSQEGQRTHEKKPE, encoded by the coding sequence ATGCAAAACCCGCTGTTTGAAACCCAGTGGCCACCCGATGAAGTCCAAGACCTCATCCGCGCAGGGGCATTGATCGTCTCGAACCACAGTGGCGGAAAAGACAGCCAGGCCATGCTGATCGAACTCCTGAAAATCAGTCCTGCAGCACAAATGCTGGTCGTTCACGCCTCCCTCGGGGAAATGGAATGGCCCGGAGCTTTGGAGCACGCCGAGCAGCAAGCCAGAAACGCAGGGTTGCCTTTCGTGGTGGCCCGTGCCAACAAGACCCTGCTGGGCATGGTGGAAGCGCGGTTTGACAGCAGGCCGGACGTGCCGAGCTGGCCGAGCGCGCAGCACCGACAGTGCACCTCCGACCTGAAGCGAGGCCCCATTGAACGGGAAGTCAGGCGGTACGCCAAAGAGCACGGCTTTCAAACCATCATCAACTGCGTGGGCCTCCGAGCTGAGGAAAGCCCGAGGCGCGCAAAAGCCATTACATGGCGGAAAAATGAAACCAACACCACCCAGAGCCGTGCATGGTTCGACTGGCTGCCCATCCACCACTTCAACCGTGACCAAGTGTTCGAGGCCATCCGGGAGGCAGGGCAGGAACTCCACCCTGCTTACGGCCTCGGGAATGACCGCCTGAGTTGCGTTTTTTGCATTCTGGCGAACAGCAACGACCTGCGGAACGGTGCCGTCAGGAATCCAGAGTTGTACCAGCGGTACGTCGAATTGGAACAAAAAACCGGTTACACCATGCACCAGTCCCGAAGGTCCCTGCCAGAAATCACTGGCATTCACATCGATGGCTGCTCTCAGGAGGGGCAGCGCACCCATGAAAAAAAACCCGAGTGA
- a CDS encoding DNA cytosine methyltransferase, translating to MTYPDFLRQCWSDAHAPRAQGAPTVASFFAGGGGSSTGYHMAGFKEVLAVDWEQHAVDTLRLNYPHLQVWHGDIAQLSVPEFFRLTGLQVGELDVLDGSPPCQGFSTSGKRMIDDPRNQLFREFVRLLRGVQPRAFVMENVAGMVKGKMKQVFAEILTELKSCGYEVACRKLNASFLGVPQARERMIFVGFRKDLKLQPVFPVPHTRPVTVREAFEGLPEDQDSGLIQSEFGKSIWAKVKPGQGFDEAHPKGHWFNSHKLDPNKPALTISKTVFGNGASGIYHWRYPRLINLGELKRLGSFPDEYQFPGEFKEAWARVGNSVPPLMMREIALCVKRQLEQARSVDH from the coding sequence ATGACCTACCCGGATTTCCTCAGGCAGTGCTGGTCGGACGCGCATGCCCCCAGAGCGCAAGGAGCACCGACCGTGGCGAGTTTCTTCGCTGGGGGTGGCGGGTCGAGCACCGGTTACCACATGGCGGGCTTCAAGGAAGTTCTGGCGGTGGACTGGGAGCAGCACGCCGTGGACACTTTGCGGTTGAATTACCCTCACTTGCAGGTGTGGCATGGGGACATCGCGCAGTTGTCGGTGCCTGAATTCTTCCGTTTGACGGGCCTGCAGGTCGGTGAGTTGGACGTGCTCGACGGGAGTCCTCCCTGCCAGGGCTTCAGCACCAGCGGGAAGCGCATGATTGATGACCCGAGAAACCAGTTGTTCCGGGAATTCGTGCGCCTCCTGAGGGGCGTGCAGCCCCGGGCTTTCGTGATGGAGAACGTCGCCGGGATGGTGAAAGGCAAAATGAAGCAGGTTTTTGCTGAGATCCTCACGGAACTGAAATCCTGCGGGTACGAAGTGGCCTGCCGGAAGCTGAATGCCAGTTTCCTCGGGGTGCCTCAAGCCCGGGAGCGCATGATCTTCGTGGGTTTCCGCAAAGACTTGAAGCTGCAGCCGGTCTTTCCGGTGCCGCACACCCGACCGGTCACCGTCCGGGAGGCTTTCGAGGGTCTCCCTGAAGACCAGGACTCCGGTTTGATCCAGTCGGAGTTCGGGAAGTCCATCTGGGCGAAAGTGAAACCCGGCCAGGGCTTCGATGAGGCCCACCCGAAAGGCCACTGGTTCAACAGCCACAAACTCGACCCGAACAAGCCTGCTTTGACGATCAGCAAAACGGTGTTCGGGAATGGCGCTTCTGGCATTTACCACTGGCGTTACCCGAGGTTGATCAACCTCGGTGAGCTGAAGCGCCTCGGTTCCTTCCCGGATGAATACCAGTTCCCCGGTGAGTTCAAGGAGGCGTGGGCTCGGGTTGGGAACAGCGTGCCGCCTTTGATGATGCGAGAAATCGCCTTGTGCGTGAAGCGTCAACTGGAGCAAGCCAGAAGCGTTGATCACTGA
- a CDS encoding metallophosphoesterase: MIIIPDIHGSFRLLEFALGVAGDQPLLFLGDLIDRGHQNVEVIEGVKRLVVEGRAVLLMGNHEAMAMYARWGDASDMRHWHKHGGHATWREYERRFLSDASSMLTRHLLWLKDQPEVFIQGPLLASHAMPPQHDHDQIYTSKVGIHGHLWERPMVHPLRFLPRGVEFSVHGHTPLPHPMKLTHQDGRVSYFIDLGGDIRPEKRFCVMDTEKREIIHMDGSVQPLSSVPEMQEAP; encoded by the coding sequence ATGATCATCATCCCAGACATCCACGGCAGTTTCAGGCTGCTCGAATTCGCCCTTGGGGTGGCCGGAGACCAACCGTTGCTGTTCCTCGGGGATTTGATTGACCGTGGCCACCAGAACGTGGAAGTGATTGAAGGCGTGAAGCGGCTGGTGGTGGAAGGCCGGGCGGTGCTGCTGATGGGCAACCATGAAGCCATGGCAATGTATGCACGTTGGGGTGACGCCAGCGACATGAGGCACTGGCACAAGCATGGAGGTCATGCCACCTGGCGGGAATACGAGCGTCGTTTCCTCAGTGACGCATCATCGATGCTCACCCGGCATTTGCTCTGGCTGAAAGACCAACCGGAAGTGTTCATTCAAGGCCCCCTGCTTGCCTCTCACGCCATGCCCCCGCAGCACGACCACGACCAGATTTACACCAGCAAAGTCGGCATTCACGGCCACCTCTGGGAACGCCCGATGGTGCACCCCTTGAGGTTCTTGCCGAGGGGTGTGGAGTTCAGTGTGCATGGGCACACACCTTTGCCCCACCCGATGAAACTCACCCATCAGGATGGCCGGGTGAGTTACTTCATTGACCTTGGAGGTGACATCAGGCCCGAGAAGCGGTTCTGCGTCATGGACACCGAAAAACGGGAAATCATTCACATGGACGGCTCGGTTCAGCCCCTCTCCAGCGTCCCCGAAATGCAGGAAGCCCCATGA